The Cronobacter sakazakii genome has a window encoding:
- the codB gene encoding cytosine permease produces MSANTEFPLSEAPAAGRKGLLSISMVLFSFTFFTGTMFAGGKLGVAFPIVEMLWIATIGNLLLALYAAALAWIAARSGLNTVLMGRFCFGEKGSKLSDFLLGFAELGWYAWGTATVAITLVKLLALPEWLTTPLMVFFGLAFCVTALVGYRGLDLLSRVSVPLMFILLVASMWIATRHAGGWQAMQRIEPTETLGWSAAITMVFGTFASGATQATNWTRMARSSGTAITGSLISFLIGNGLMVVAGAWCAVVYQQADIVAVMTLQGLSVAAVIMLCLNLWTIQGPTIYNVSAAACHLLRSERRRTLTVASAGIGILLAIGGMYELLIPFLVLLGSIIPPVGGVIIADYVFHRRGRYPALSEARLPRFNYAGLAAYSLGALTAYFSPWVAPLVGIAVSAASYLLFVRLARGREQRRALAQPQP; encoded by the coding sequence ATGTCAGCCAACACCGAATTCCCGTTAAGCGAGGCACCCGCCGCCGGGCGCAAAGGCCTGCTCTCCATTTCTATGGTGCTGTTCAGCTTTACCTTTTTCACCGGCACGATGTTCGCAGGCGGCAAGCTCGGCGTCGCGTTTCCGATTGTCGAGATGCTCTGGATAGCCACTATCGGCAACCTGTTGCTGGCGCTCTATGCGGCGGCGCTTGCCTGGATAGCCGCCCGCAGCGGGCTTAACACGGTGCTGATGGGCCGCTTCTGTTTTGGTGAGAAGGGCAGCAAGCTCTCCGATTTCCTGCTCGGCTTCGCGGAGCTGGGCTGGTACGCGTGGGGCACCGCCACGGTCGCCATCACGCTCGTTAAATTACTGGCGCTGCCGGAATGGCTCACCACGCCGCTGATGGTGTTCTTCGGCCTCGCGTTTTGCGTCACGGCGCTGGTGGGCTATCGCGGGCTGGATCTGCTCTCGCGCGTTTCGGTGCCGCTGATGTTTATTCTGCTGGTGGCCTCAATGTGGATTGCGACCCGCCACGCGGGCGGCTGGCAGGCGATGCAGCGCATTGAACCCACCGAAACCCTGGGCTGGTCTGCGGCTATCACCATGGTGTTCGGCACGTTTGCGAGCGGCGCGACCCAGGCCACCAACTGGACGCGCATGGCGCGCAGCAGCGGCACCGCCATTACCGGCAGCCTGATTAGCTTTCTCATCGGCAACGGGTTGATGGTGGTGGCCGGGGCGTGGTGCGCGGTGGTCTATCAGCAGGCGGATATCGTGGCGGTCATGACGCTGCAGGGGCTGTCGGTGGCGGCGGTTATCATGTTGTGTCTGAATCTGTGGACCATTCAGGGGCCGACGATTTATAACGTTTCTGCTGCCGCCTGCCATTTACTGCGCAGCGAGCGTCGCCGCACGCTCACCGTCGCGAGCGCGGGCATCGGCATTTTGCTGGCTATCGGCGGGATGTATGAGCTGCTGATCCCGTTTCTGGTGCTGCTCGGCAGCATTATTCCGCCGGTCGGCGGGGTGATTATCGCCGACTATGTGTTTCACCGCCGCGGGCGTTACCCGGCGCTCAGCGAGGCCCGCCTGCCGCGCTTTAACTATGCCGGGCTTGCCGCTTATTCGCTCGGCGCGCTGACCGCGTACTTTTCACCGTGGGTGGCCCCGCTGGTGGGCATCGCGGTGTCGGCGGCGAGCTATCTTCTGTTTGTGCGCCTGGCGCGCGGGCGGGAACAGCGTCGCGCGCTGGCACAGCCGCAGCCGTGA
- the codA gene encoding cytosine deaminase: MNIVNARLRRREGWFTLVLDDGIIKAITPQAAMLAPHEGDLDAQGGLVIPPLVEPHIHLDATLTAGEPAWNMSGTLFEGIERWGQRKATITHEDTKRRAHATIGMLRDHGIQHVRTHVDVTDPTLAALKAMLEVKDEARHLIDLQIVAFPQEGIESFPQGRALMEQAVEMGADVVGGIPHFENTREQGVSSVKFLMELAERTGCLVDVHCDETDDAQSRFLEVLAEETRVRGMGARVTASHTVAMGSYDNAYCSKLFRLLKRAGLSFVSCPTESIHLQGRFDTWPKRRGVTRVAELDRAGLNVCFGQDSIKDPWYPLGNGNILRVLDAGLHICHMMGYEDLKRSLDFVTDNSARAMNLGDNYGLNEGRPANLVVLDAPDDYEVVRRQAKARYSVRHGKVILRREPETLHYA; encoded by the coding sequence ATGAATATCGTTAATGCCCGTTTACGCCGCCGCGAAGGCTGGTTCACGCTCGTGCTGGATGACGGGATCATTAAAGCCATTACGCCGCAGGCGGCGATGCTGGCACCTCATGAAGGCGACCTGGACGCGCAGGGCGGGCTGGTTATTCCGCCGCTGGTGGAGCCGCATATTCATCTGGACGCCACCCTGACGGCGGGCGAGCCTGCGTGGAACATGAGCGGCACGCTGTTTGAAGGCATTGAGCGCTGGGGCCAGCGCAAAGCCACCATCACCCATGAGGATACCAAACGCCGCGCGCACGCGACCATCGGCATGCTGCGCGACCACGGCATTCAGCACGTGCGCACCCATGTGGATGTGACCGACCCGACGCTCGCCGCGCTGAAAGCGATGCTGGAAGTGAAAGACGAGGCGCGCCATCTTATCGATCTGCAAATCGTCGCGTTCCCGCAGGAGGGCATTGAGTCCTTCCCGCAGGGCAGGGCGCTGATGGAGCAGGCGGTGGAGATGGGCGCGGATGTGGTCGGCGGCATTCCGCATTTTGAGAACACCCGCGAGCAGGGCGTCAGCTCGGTGAAATTCCTGATGGAGCTGGCCGAGCGCACCGGCTGCCTTGTGGACGTGCATTGCGATGAAACCGACGACGCGCAGTCGCGCTTTCTGGAAGTGCTGGCGGAGGAGACGCGCGTGCGCGGCATGGGCGCGCGGGTGACGGCGAGCCACACGGTGGCGATGGGCTCTTATGATAACGCCTACTGCTCAAAGCTGTTCCGTCTGCTCAAACGCGCTGGCTTAAGCTTCGTCTCCTGCCCGACGGAAAGCATTCATCTGCAGGGGCGTTTCGATACCTGGCCGAAGCGTCGCGGCGTGACGCGCGTGGCGGAGCTGGATCGCGCTGGCCTGAACGTCTGCTTCGGGCAGGATTCGATTAAAGATCCGTGGTATCCGCTTGGCAACGGCAACATTCTGCGCGTGCTCGACGCCGGGCTGCATATCTGTCACATGATGGGCTATGAGGATCTCAAGCGCAGCCTGGATTTTGTCACCGATAACAGCGCGCGTGCCATGAACCTCGGCGATAACTACGGGCTAAATGAAGGGCGTCCGGCGAATCTGGTGGTGCTCGACGCGCCGGATGATTACGAAGTGGTGCGTCGCCAGGCGAAGGCGCGTTATTCCGTGCGCCACGGCAAGGTGATTCTGCGCCGGGAGCCGGAAACGCTGCATTATGCGTAA
- a CDS encoding sensor domain-containing diguanylate cyclase: MRIATMTNIAYGATVALTLISGVVLMMASGADKAERAAVRQSAAYDSLTETVEQETYALTELARVYVVDRRTQDLTAWQAKRAQDNKDEAHLARLRDLGATPEELEHLRQGMTVAHALEQEQEQQQAMDAVARGDNAHALQLLFGVNYEHELDRVDLQFAQFRSLLDYRTGMSIKAATEASQRLRTLSEIMVGLTALLFLFVLGFILKRRILRPVVKLSDVVNRLATQDYEVEAPLLQQVDEIGDMAQAIHVFRENGLARQRLERERDADWAIRGLLSRMTQRLQGSESRGDIIELVRLFAPQIAPGLAGRLYVLDTRDHLMVCAARWPENAGGDSAFTPDECWALRRGQMHSPDRDLVDIPCKHLPPAAALRAICVPLIAQNETIGLLSFEKISEELEPPYVYLELMAETLALALANQKLRDELTEKAMFDSLTGLRNRYHLEDALYACISQAEMTGSPVSCLMIDIDHFKSLNDQYGHDAGDAVLKEVARTIRAVPGETAQVFRYGGEEFLMLLPGMPQAQAHALATRILTQVSELSLRYNGLEIGPVSVSIGLATWPDHARRESLIKNADIALYLAKEMGRSRIVVANRLKPSA, from the coding sequence GTGCGCATCGCAACGATGACTAACATTGCCTATGGCGCAACGGTAGCGCTCACCCTGATTTCCGGGGTCGTGCTGATGATGGCCTCCGGCGCCGACAAGGCGGAGCGGGCGGCTGTGCGCCAGAGCGCGGCATACGACAGCCTGACGGAAACGGTAGAACAGGAGACTTACGCGCTTACTGAGCTGGCGCGCGTTTACGTAGTGGATCGCAGGACGCAGGATCTGACGGCCTGGCAGGCGAAACGAGCGCAGGACAATAAAGATGAAGCGCATCTGGCGCGGCTGCGGGATCTGGGCGCTACGCCTGAGGAGTTAGAGCATCTGCGCCAGGGCATGACGGTGGCGCATGCGCTGGAGCAGGAGCAGGAGCAGCAGCAGGCGATGGACGCCGTAGCGCGCGGCGATAACGCACACGCGCTGCAACTGCTGTTTGGCGTGAATTATGAGCATGAGCTTGACCGGGTGGACCTGCAGTTCGCGCAATTTCGCAGCCTGCTTGATTATCGGACCGGCATGTCGATTAAGGCTGCGACCGAGGCCTCACAGCGGCTGCGCACGCTGTCGGAAATTATGGTCGGCCTCACCGCGCTGCTGTTTCTCTTTGTCCTCGGGTTTATTCTCAAACGCCGTATTTTGCGGCCGGTCGTAAAGCTGAGCGATGTGGTCAACCGGCTGGCGACGCAGGATTACGAAGTGGAAGCGCCGCTGCTGCAGCAGGTGGATGAGATTGGCGACATGGCGCAGGCTATCCATGTATTTCGCGAAAACGGGCTGGCGCGCCAGCGCCTTGAGCGGGAGCGCGATGCCGACTGGGCCATCCGGGGATTATTGTCACGCATGACCCAGCGGTTACAGGGGAGCGAATCACGCGGCGATATTATCGAGCTGGTCCGGCTGTTTGCACCGCAAATTGCGCCGGGGCTCGCGGGCAGGCTCTATGTGCTGGATACGCGCGATCATCTGATGGTGTGCGCCGCTCGCTGGCCTGAAAACGCTGGCGGCGACAGCGCGTTTACGCCGGACGAATGCTGGGCGCTGCGGCGCGGGCAGATGCACAGCCCTGACCGTGATCTGGTGGATATACCCTGCAAACATCTGCCGCCTGCCGCTGCCTTGCGGGCCATCTGCGTGCCGCTGATTGCCCAGAATGAAACCATCGGGCTGCTGTCGTTTGAAAAAATCAGCGAGGAGCTTGAGCCGCCTTACGTTTATCTGGAACTGATGGCCGAGACGCTGGCGCTGGCGCTCGCCAACCAGAAGCTGCGCGATGAGTTGACCGAAAAAGCGATGTTCGATTCGCTGACGGGCCTGCGCAACCGCTATCACCTGGAAGACGCGCTGTACGCCTGCATCAGTCAGGCGGAGATGACCGGCTCGCCGGTAAGCTGCCTGATGATTGATATCGATCACTTCAAATCGCTTAACGATCAGTACGGGCATGACGCGGGCGATGCGGTGCTGAAAGAAGTGGCGCGGACGATTCGCGCTGTGCCGGGCGAGACGGCGCAGGTGTTTCGCTACGGCGGCGAAGAGTTTCTGATGCTGCTGCCCGGTATGCCACAGGCGCAGGCTCATGCGCTGGCCACGCGTATTCTGACGCAGGTCAGTGAGTTATCGCTGCGCTATAACGGCCTGGAGATTGGCCCGGTGTCGGTCTCCATCGGCCTCGCCACCTGGCCCGATCACGCGCGGCGCGAGAGCCTGATAAAAAATGCCGATATTGCGCTTTATCTTGCCAAAGAGATGGGCCGCTCGCGCATCGTGGTGGCGAACCGGCTGAAGCCGAGCGCCTGA
- the tsr gene encoding methyl-accepting chemotaxis protein, which yields MLNRIKVVTSLLFVLALFGLLQMASGGLFFNAIKSDKENFTVLQTIRQQQSTLNGSWVALIQTRNTLNRAGIRHMMDANNIGSGATVQELMQIASSSLKQAETHWAEYQALPRDPRQSEEYAQEIKRNYDIYHGALAELIQLLAAGKINEFFDQPTQKYQDGFEKAYTDYMAQNDRLYDIAVEGSNSSYSMAIWILIGVLAVVLGVIVCVWFGIQNTLITPLNRIIESIRHIASGDLARQIDVDGTNEMGQLAASIKHMQGELVRTVGEVRNGADAIYSGASEISAGNNDLSSRTEEQAASLEETAASMEELTATVKQNAENARQASQLALSASETAQKGGKVVDNVVQTMRDIAGSSQKIADITSVIDGIAFQTNILALNAAVEAARAGEQGRGFAVVAGEVRNLAQRSAQAAKEIKGLIEDSVSKVDVGSTLVESAGETMGEIVSAVTRVTDIMGEIASASDEQSRGIDQVGLAVAEMDRVTQQNASLVEQSAAAAAALEEQASRLTQSVAVFRISQSAQDKPRSVSPVQASVAPVVTAKPVVAQGSDNWETF from the coding sequence ATGTTAAACCGCATCAAAGTTGTAACCAGTTTGCTGTTTGTTCTGGCCCTGTTTGGTCTGTTGCAAATGGCTTCCGGTGGCCTGTTCTTTAATGCCATCAAAAGTGACAAGGAAAATTTCACCGTTCTGCAAACCATCCGTCAGCAGCAGTCCACGCTGAACGGCAGCTGGGTTGCCCTGATTCAGACCCGTAACACCTTAAACCGCGCCGGTATCCGTCACATGATGGATGCGAACAACATCGGCAGCGGCGCGACGGTGCAGGAGCTGATGCAAATCGCCAGCAGCTCGCTGAAACAGGCGGAAACGCACTGGGCGGAATATCAGGCGCTGCCGCGTGACCCGCGCCAGAGCGAAGAGTACGCGCAGGAAATTAAGCGTAACTACGACATCTACCACGGTGCGCTGGCGGAGCTGATTCAGCTGCTCGCGGCCGGGAAAATCAACGAATTCTTCGACCAGCCGACCCAGAAATATCAGGACGGTTTCGAGAAAGCCTATACCGATTACATGGCGCAGAATGACCGCCTGTATGACATCGCCGTGGAAGGCAGCAACAGCTCCTACAGCATGGCTATCTGGATCCTGATTGGCGTGCTGGCCGTGGTGCTGGGCGTGATTGTTTGCGTCTGGTTCGGTATCCAGAACACCCTTATCACCCCGCTGAACCGCATTATTGAGAGCATTCGCCATATCGCGAGCGGCGACCTGGCGCGTCAGATTGACGTCGACGGCACGAACGAAATGGGCCAGCTGGCCGCCAGCATTAAACATATGCAGGGCGAACTGGTGCGTACCGTGGGTGAAGTCCGTAACGGTGCCGATGCCATTTACAGCGGCGCGAGCGAAATCTCCGCCGGTAACAACGATCTCTCTTCCCGTACCGAAGAGCAGGCCGCATCTCTTGAAGAGACCGCCGCCAGCATGGAAGAGCTGACCGCCACCGTGAAACAGAACGCCGAAAACGCCCGTCAGGCGAGCCAGCTTGCGCTGAGCGCGTCGGAAACCGCCCAGAAAGGCGGCAAAGTGGTGGATAACGTAGTGCAGACGATGCGCGACATCGCCGGCAGCTCCCAGAAAATCGCCGATATCACAAGCGTGATTGACGGCATCGCCTTCCAGACCAACATCCTGGCGCTGAACGCCGCGGTAGAAGCCGCGCGTGCGGGCGAACAGGGCCGCGGCTTCGCCGTGGTGGCCGGTGAAGTGCGTAACCTGGCGCAGCGTAGCGCCCAGGCCGCGAAAGAGATCAAAGGCCTTATCGAAGACTCCGTCAGCAAAGTGGACGTGGGCTCGACGCTGGTAGAAAGCGCCGGTGAAACCATGGGCGAAATTGTCAGCGCGGTGACCCGCGTGACCGACATCATGGGCGAAATCGCCTCGGCCTCTGACGAGCAGAGCCGCGGTATCGACCAGGTGGGCCTGGCCGTCGCTGAGATGGACCGCGTGACCCAGCAGAACGCCTCGCTGGTGGAGCAATCCGCCGCTGCCGCCGCCGCGCTTGAAGAGCAGGCGAGCCGCCTGACGCAGTCCGTCGCCGTGTTCCGCATCAGCCAGAGCGCGCAGGACAAGCCGCGTAGCGTAAGCCCGGTACAGGCAAGCGTCGCGCCGGTCGTCACCGCAAAGCCGGTGGTGGCCCAGGGCAGCGATAACTGGGAAACGTTCTAA
- a CDS encoding autotransporter serine protease, whose product MSAVAIALGLAGIGQAAASNYIEQGKAGDAASWRSSEFNAEWGLGAIHADEAYAAGYTGKGIKLGIFDQPVYAKHPEFSGTDKVINLVTEGIREYTDPYIPVKKGDPFRYDGTPSVDSDGELGAHGTHVGGIAAGSRDGGPMHGVAFNAQIISAENGDPGPEDGIILGNDGAVYEAGWHALMDSGARIINNSWGIGITEKFDQGGKDPAYPHFTVSDAQAQFDQIKQILGTKPGGAYQGAIDAARSGIVTIFAAGNDYNLNNPDAMAGLAYFVPDIAPNWLSVASVMKDPASANSVPYTISTFSSRCGYTASFCVSAPGSRIYSSVIEGNSLETLTTDYANYSGTSMAAPHVAGSVAVLMERFPYMTGEQIAQVLKTTTVDMGDPGIDALYGWGMIDLSKAIHGPGMFYTVEDIPEEFRVPDPDGVAYGSSQFIADIPGIGEEVEAGTKLARTCSDIQCAMDVWSNDISGHGGLTKQGAGALWLTGTSTYSGPTLVNDGLLVVNGSVTSDVTVQQQGVLAGNGTVGSLTAARGGTVAPGNSIGTLNVNGDVTFQPGSRYAVEVSPDGRSDVINATGAIALNGGEVAVSLENSSNLLSQAEVRSLLGQQYNILSAADGITGQFDSVAPDYLFLGTSLGYTGGQVTLDVARNDTTFASIADTANGRAVAGALETLGAGNPLYESLLSTGSVAQARQAFRQLGGQIHADIASAQINDSRYLRDTLNERLRQAEGLTSVSPVAADDGGAWAKLLGAWDHASGDQNATGYQASTYGVLLGLDSAYADDWRMGVATGYTRTSLDGGYGSSADSDNYHLAVYGGKQLGELALRAGAGYTWHRFDTSRSVRFGSQSDRADAKYNARTEQFFAEAGYQLAAGMVNVEPFANVSYVNFENNRINEQGGATALHGDKQHTDATFSTLGLRSGLEWDATAETTVALRGEVGWQHQYGELDRATGLKFRGSSTPFVTNSVSASRDGTVLKASAEVAVNRNAHLSLGYSGLISDNYQDNSVNAGFSWNF is encoded by the coding sequence ATGAGCGCGGTGGCGATAGCGTTAGGTCTGGCCGGTATCGGGCAGGCGGCGGCGAGTAATTATATTGAGCAGGGCAAAGCGGGCGATGCCGCCAGCTGGCGCAGCAGCGAATTTAATGCGGAGTGGGGGCTTGGCGCTATTCACGCCGATGAAGCCTACGCGGCGGGATATACCGGTAAAGGCATTAAGCTCGGTATTTTCGATCAGCCGGTTTATGCAAAGCACCCGGAATTCTCCGGCACCGATAAAGTCATTAACCTCGTCACCGAAGGGATCCGCGAATATACCGACCCGTATATTCCGGTGAAAAAAGGCGACCCTTTCCGCTATGACGGTACGCCGTCTGTGGATTCCGATGGCGAGCTGGGCGCACACGGCACGCACGTTGGCGGTATTGCGGCGGGCAGCCGCGATGGCGGGCCGATGCACGGCGTGGCGTTTAACGCCCAAATTATCAGCGCTGAAAACGGCGACCCTGGCCCGGAAGACGGGATTATTCTCGGCAACGACGGCGCGGTGTATGAGGCGGGCTGGCATGCGCTGATGGACAGCGGCGCGCGCATTATTAACAACAGCTGGGGCATCGGCATCACCGAGAAATTCGATCAGGGCGGGAAAGATCCGGCCTATCCGCACTTCACCGTGTCTGACGCCCAGGCGCAGTTCGATCAGATCAAACAGATCCTCGGCACCAAACCGGGCGGCGCGTATCAGGGCGCTATCGACGCGGCCCGCAGCGGCATCGTCACCATTTTCGCCGCCGGTAACGACTACAACCTCAACAACCCGGACGCGATGGCGGGCCTCGCTTACTTTGTGCCGGATATCGCGCCGAACTGGCTCTCTGTCGCGAGCGTGATGAAAGATCCGGCCTCTGCCAACAGCGTGCCGTACACCATCAGTACGTTCTCCTCCCGCTGTGGCTACACCGCAAGTTTCTGCGTTTCGGCACCGGGCAGCCGGATTTACAGCTCGGTGATTGAGGGCAACAGCCTGGAGACGCTGACCACCGATTACGCCAACTACAGCGGCACCTCCATGGCCGCCCCGCACGTGGCGGGCAGCGTGGCGGTGCTGATGGAGCGCTTCCCGTACATGACGGGCGAGCAGATAGCCCAGGTGCTGAAAACCACGACCGTGGATATGGGCGATCCGGGCATCGATGCGCTTTACGGCTGGGGGATGATCGATCTCAGCAAGGCGATCCACGGGCCGGGCATGTTCTACACCGTGGAAGATATTCCTGAAGAATTCCGCGTGCCGGACCCGGATGGCGTTGCCTACGGATCCTCGCAATTTATCGCCGATATTCCGGGCATTGGCGAGGAAGTCGAAGCAGGTACCAAACTGGCGCGCACCTGCAGCGATATTCAGTGCGCGATGGATGTCTGGTCGAACGATATCTCCGGCCACGGCGGCCTGACCAAACAGGGCGCGGGCGCGCTGTGGCTCACCGGCACCAGCACCTATTCCGGCCCGACGCTGGTCAACGACGGCCTGCTGGTGGTTAACGGCTCCGTAACCTCTGACGTCACCGTGCAGCAGCAGGGCGTGCTGGCGGGTAACGGTACGGTCGGCTCGCTGACGGCGGCGCGCGGCGGTACGGTTGCACCGGGTAACTCCATCGGCACGCTGAATGTGAATGGCGACGTGACGTTCCAGCCAGGCTCGCGCTACGCGGTGGAAGTGTCGCCGGACGGGCGCAGCGATGTGATTAACGCCACGGGCGCAATTGCGCTGAACGGCGGTGAAGTCGCGGTATCGCTTGAGAACAGTAGCAATCTGCTAAGCCAGGCGGAAGTGCGCAGCCTGCTCGGCCAGCAGTACAACATCCTGTCGGCGGCGGACGGCATTACCGGCCAGTTCGACAGCGTGGCGCCGGATTATCTGTTCCTCGGTACTTCGCTTGGCTATACGGGTGGCCAGGTGACGCTGGATGTGGCGCGTAACGACACCACGTTCGCGAGCATCGCGGATACCGCCAATGGCCGTGCGGTCGCTGGCGCGCTGGAAACGCTCGGCGCGGGCAACCCGCTGTATGAGAGCCTGCTTTCGACCGGTTCGGTAGCGCAGGCGCGTCAGGCGTTCCGCCAGCTGGGCGGGCAGATCCACGCGGATATCGCCTCGGCGCAGATCAACGACAGCCGCTACCTGCGCGATACGCTGAACGAGCGTCTGCGTCAGGCAGAAGGGCTGACCAGCGTTTCGCCAGTGGCTGCCGATGATGGCGGCGCGTGGGCGAAGCTGTTAGGCGCATGGGATCACGCCTCTGGCGATCAAAACGCGACGGGCTATCAGGCCTCGACCTACGGCGTGCTGCTGGGGCTCGATTCCGCTTATGCCGACGACTGGCGCATGGGCGTGGCGACCGGCTACACCCGCACGTCGCTTGACGGTGGTTATGGCTCCAGTGCGGACAGCGACAACTACCATCTGGCGGTCTACGGCGGCAAACAGCTCGGCGAGCTGGCGCTGCGTGCAGGCGCGGGCTACACCTGGCACCGTTTTGACACCAGCCGTTCCGTCCGCTTTGGTTCGCAGTCTGACCGAGCTGATGCGAAATATAACGCGCGTACCGAGCAGTTCTTCGCCGAAGCGGGTTATCAGCTGGCGGCGGGGATGGTGAACGTCGAGCCGTTTGCGAATGTCTCTTACGTGAACTTTGAGAACAACCGCATTAACGAGCAGGGCGGTGCGACGGCGCTGCATGGCGACAAGCAGCATACCGACGCCACGTTCTCCACGCTGGGTCTGCGCTCCGGGCTTGAGTGGGACGCTACCGCGGAAACGACCGTGGCGCTGCGCGGCGAAGTGGGCTGGCAGCATCAGTATGGCGAGCTCGATCGCGCCACCGGCCTGAAATTCCGGGGCAGCAGCACGCCGTTTGTCACCAACAGCGTGTCAGCCTCACGCGACGGCACGGTGCTGAAAGCGAGCGCGGAAGTCGCGGTGAACCGCAACGCGCATCTGTCGCTCGGCTACAGCGGGCTGATTTCCGATAACTATCAGGACAACAGCGTCAACGCGGGCTTTAGCTGGAATTTCTGA
- a CDS encoding 6-phospho-beta-glucosidase: protein MDNNTFPEGFLWGGAIAANQAEGAWREGGKGPATVDMLPHGPNRLAVKLGLDKRTGWRDDEFYPSHEAIDFYHRYKEDIALMAEMGFTVFRTSIAWSRLYPNGDELTPNEEGIAFYRALFSECKKYNIEPLVTLCHFDVPMHLVTEYGSWRSRKMVEFFTRYARTCFEAFDGLVKYWLTFNEINILLHSPFSGAGLAFEPGENHEQVKYQAAHHELIASAIATRIAHEVNPQNQVGCMLAGGNFYPYSCKPEDVWAALEKDRENLFFIDVQARGAYPAYTQRLFREKGIVIEKAPEDDEILKDTVDFVSFSYYASRCASADMNSQVTSAANIVKSLKNPYIEASEWGWGIDPLGLRITMNMMYDRYQKPLFLVENGLGAKDAFNENGEIEDDYRISYLREHIRAMREAIEDGIPVMGYTTWGCIDLVSASTGEMSKRYGFVWVDRDDQGRGTLERKRKKSFWWYKKVIASNGADLD from the coding sequence ATGGATAACAACACTTTTCCAGAAGGATTTTTATGGGGCGGCGCGATTGCGGCAAACCAGGCGGAAGGCGCGTGGCGCGAGGGCGGCAAAGGGCCAGCCACGGTCGATATGCTGCCGCACGGCCCGAATCGTCTGGCGGTAAAGCTTGGGCTCGATAAGCGCACCGGCTGGCGCGACGATGAATTTTACCCAAGCCACGAGGCTATCGATTTTTATCACCGCTATAAAGAAGATATCGCGCTGATGGCCGAGATGGGCTTTACGGTGTTTCGCACGTCGATCGCCTGGAGCCGCCTCTACCCGAACGGCGATGAGCTCACGCCGAACGAAGAGGGCATCGCGTTTTACCGCGCGCTGTTCAGCGAGTGCAAAAAATACAACATCGAGCCGCTGGTGACGTTGTGCCACTTCGACGTGCCGATGCACCTGGTGACCGAATATGGCTCGTGGCGCAGCCGTAAAATGGTGGAGTTTTTCACCCGCTACGCGCGCACCTGTTTTGAAGCGTTCGACGGGCTGGTGAAATACTGGCTCACGTTCAACGAAATCAACATTCTGCTGCACAGCCCGTTCTCCGGCGCGGGCCTGGCGTTTGAGCCGGGCGAAAACCATGAGCAGGTGAAATACCAGGCCGCGCACCACGAGCTTATCGCCAGCGCTATCGCCACCCGTATCGCGCATGAAGTGAACCCGCAAAACCAGGTGGGCTGTATGCTGGCGGGCGGTAACTTCTACCCTTACTCCTGCAAGCCGGAAGATGTCTGGGCGGCGCTGGAGAAAGACCGCGAAAACCTGTTTTTCATCGACGTGCAGGCGCGTGGGGCATACCCGGCCTATACGCAGCGCCTGTTCCGTGAAAAAGGCATCGTGATTGAAAAAGCGCCGGAAGATGATGAGATCCTTAAAGATACCGTCGATTTCGTCTCTTTTAGCTACTACGCCTCGCGCTGCGCCTCGGCGGACATGAACAGCCAGGTGACGAGTGCGGCGAACATCGTGAAATCGCTCAAAAACCCGTATATCGAGGCGAGCGAATGGGGCTGGGGAATCGATCCTCTCGGGCTGCGCATCACCATGAACATGATGTATGACCGCTACCAGAAACCGCTGTTCCTGGTGGAGAACGGCCTCGGCGCGAAAGACGCGTTTAATGAAAACGGCGAAATCGAAGATGACTACCGCATCAGTTATCTGCGCGAGCATATCCGCGCGATGCGCGAAGCCATCGAAGACGGCATTCCGGTGATGGGTTACACCACCTGGGGTTGCATCGATCTGGTGTCGGCCTCCACCGGCGAGATGAGCAAGCGCTACGGCTTCGTCTGGGTGGATCGCGACGACCAGGGTCGCGGCACGCTGGAGCGTAAGCGTAAGAAATCGTTCTGGTGGTATAAAAAAGTGATCGCCAGCAACGGCGCCGATCTCGACTGA